In one window of Erythrolamprus reginae isolate rEryReg1 chromosome 1, rEryReg1.hap1, whole genome shotgun sequence DNA:
- the NCBP3 gene encoding nuclear cap-binding protein subunit 3 isoform X3 — translation MMKKAIPKLRLDTIYIYGVDEMSTQDIFAYFKEYPPAHIEWLDDTSCNVVWLDEVTATRALINMSSMPSEAKIKPQENSKKIEDSTKKEKQDESSEDETEEGEVEDDHPSDTELDTLSQVEEDSLLRNDLRPASKRAKGNKLFMRFATRDDKKELGAARRSQYYMKYGNPNYGGMKGILSNSWKRRYHSRRLHRDVIKKRTLIGDDVGLTPPYKHHHSGLVNVPEEPIEEEEEEDQDDDDQYMDEDDRVVVEYRDELQAYKQSRERSARRSSASESDSDEMDYDLELKMISTPSPKKSMKMTMYADEVESQLKSIRNSMRADSVTSSNIKNRIGSKAASEKVTDVRLLLEEKRHGSPGLHQPLSSVKSDVRQRLGKRPHSPEAPQPSSISSSHREPMSDVHSRLGIPRQEGKGLYSDTRQKKSANLRKRLGSASKTPEKAPEREEKSSESPEDDDSELQRAWGNLIKEKEQSRQKKSRLDHLPSLQIEISQESSSGSDTES, via the exons CTATTCCCAAATTGCGACTAGATACCATATATATTTATGGTGTTGATGAAATGAGCACTCAGGATATTTTTGCCTATTTCAAGGAATATCCCCCTGCTCACATTGAGTGGCTGGATGACACATCTT gCAATGTGGTTTGGCTTGATGAAGTAACAGCGACGCGAGCACTCATCAACATGAGTTCTATGCCTAGTGAGGCAAAAATAAAACCCCAAGAAAACTCTAAGAAGATAGAAGACTCCACAAAGAAAG AAAAACAAGATGAAAGCTCAGAGGACGAAACAGAAGAAGGTGAGGTAGAAGATGATCATCCAAGTGATACAGAG CTGGACACTTTATCCCAAGTGGAAGAAGATTCCCTTTTGCGTAATGACCTTCGTCCAGCCAGTAAGCGAGCCAAAGGCAACAAGCTCTTCATGAGATTTGCCACTAGAG ATGACAAGAAGGAGCTTGGAGCTGCCAGGAGAAGTCAATATTACATGAAATATGGAAATCCTAATTATGGAGGCATGAAAGGCATCTTGAGCAACTCATG GAAACGGAGGTATCATTCACGCCGACTTCACCGGgatgtaattaaaaaaagaaccctCATTGGGGATGATGTTGGTCTGACACCCCCTTACAAACATCATCATTCAG GATTAGTAAATGTTCCTGAAGAACCaattgaggaagaggaggaagaggaccaaGATGATGACGATCAATACATGGATGAGGATGATCGTGTGGTTGTGGAATATAGAGATGAACTGCAGGCTTACAAGCAGTCTCGTGAACGGAGTGCTCGGCGTTCCAGTGCCAGTGAATCTGATTCTGATGAAATGGACTATGATCTTGAGTTGAAGATGATCTCTACTCCTTCCCCCAAGAAAAGCATGAAAATGACTATGTATGCAGATGAAGTAGAGTCTCAGTTGAAGAGCATTAG AAATTCAATGAGAGCAGACAGTGTCACTTCCAGCAATATCAAGAATCGTATTGGAAGCAAAGCAGCCTCAGAGAAAGTGACTGATGTGAGACTGCTGTTGGAAGAAAAAAGACACGGGAGCCCTGGACTGCATCAGCCCCTGAGCTCTGTGAAATCAG ATGTCCGACAGAGGCTTGGCAAGAGGCCACATTCACCAGAAGCACCTCAGCCCAGCAGTATCTCTTCATCTCACCGTGAGCCTATGTCTGATGTTCATAGTCGTCTAGGAATCCCCAGGCAAGAAGGGAAAGGCCTTTATTCAGATACCAGACAGAAAAAATCTG CAAATCTACGGAAACGTTTGGGCTCTGCATCAAAGACACCGGAAAAAGCCCCAGAGAGGGAAGAAAAATCATCAGAATCCCCAGAAGATGACGACTCTGAGCTCCAGCGGGCGTGGGGGAATCTCATTAAAGAAAAGGAACAGTCACGTCAGAAGAAAAGCCGACTCGATCACTTGCCGTCCCTGCAGATTGAAATCAGTCAAGAGAGCAGCTCAGGCTCGGACACAGAATCATGA